One stretch of Xanthomonas sp. DAR 35659 DNA includes these proteins:
- a CDS encoding ABC transporter ATP-binding protein, whose product MTSSSNRDLWRLLRGARPSPAALAMATVMAMASVAGTLFFPIQTKAMIDGFGRNGLDPWPMLGLVGILAAAALLNAGSAYLLARVGYQVVAQLRLQLVDKLLRLPIASFDSEGSGERVSRVVRDCESISELIARQTVNLVTGILLLLGSVVVLLLLDVRLTLTLLGSIGAAFAIMIPIAFLLDGLSRRIQDRTARFSGILTHIFQEIRLVKAFTAERRERDRSRTEIDGLKRLGLRVARINVLLEPLMGLAMTLAILVILVYGAARVSAGEITVGTLTAFILYIFNVATPLMQLTHFTAELQKAKGASVRIAAMLREDEEEARPGRAERRPGKPLEFQDVCFAYPGRATPVLRGIDLRLEPGQTVALVGASGSGKSSLLALIERFYEPSSGRILYDGHPIGEFPLRQWRGSIGYVAQNAPVMPGSVRDNIVYGLEGEFGDEQVRSAAHRAGALDFIEAMPQGLDTVLIEQGNNLSGGQRQRIAIARMFLRDPDILILDEATSALDSETEHQVKLALDELMQGRTNIVVAHRLSTVMHADRICFLDGGCLSGIGSHLQLLATHPPYARLVERQFQRPTHAESVAEPTLAAN is encoded by the coding sequence ATGACCTCGTCCTCCAACCGCGACCTCTGGCGCCTGCTGCGCGGTGCCCGCCCGTCGCCCGCTGCGCTGGCCATGGCCACGGTGATGGCGATGGCATCGGTCGCGGGAACCTTGTTCTTCCCCATCCAGACCAAGGCGATGATCGATGGCTTCGGCCGCAATGGACTCGATCCGTGGCCGATGCTCGGCCTGGTCGGGATTCTGGCCGCCGCCGCATTGCTCAATGCCGGTTCGGCGTATCTGTTGGCGCGGGTCGGCTACCAGGTGGTCGCGCAGCTGCGCCTGCAACTGGTCGACAAGTTGTTGCGCCTGCCGATCGCTTCGTTCGACAGCGAGGGCAGCGGCGAGCGCGTCAGCCGCGTGGTGCGCGACTGCGAGTCGATCTCCGAGTTGATCGCGCGCCAGACCGTGAATCTGGTCACCGGGATCCTGCTGCTGTTGGGTTCGGTCGTGGTGCTGCTGCTGCTGGACGTGCGCCTGACCCTGACCTTGCTCGGCTCGATCGGCGCGGCCTTCGCGATCATGATTCCGATCGCCTTTCTGCTCGATGGCCTGTCGCGCCGCATCCAGGACCGCACCGCGCGTTTCAGCGGCATCCTGACCCACATCTTCCAGGAAATCCGCCTGGTCAAGGCCTTTACCGCCGAGCGCCGCGAGCGCGACCGCAGCCGCACGGAGATCGACGGGCTCAAGCGCCTCGGCCTGCGCGTGGCGCGGATCAACGTATTGTTGGAGCCGCTGATGGGCCTGGCGATGACCCTGGCGATCCTGGTCATCCTGGTCTATGGCGCCGCGCGCGTGTCCGCCGGCGAGATCACCGTCGGAACCCTGACCGCGTTCATCCTCTACATTTTCAATGTCGCCACGCCGTTGATGCAGCTGACCCATTTCACTGCCGAACTGCAGAAGGCCAAGGGCGCCTCGGTGCGCATCGCGGCGATGCTGCGCGAAGACGAGGAAGAGGCCCGCCCTGGCCGCGCCGAACGCAGGCCGGGCAAACCCCTGGAATTCCAGGACGTGTGCTTCGCCTATCCCGGACGCGCCACGCCGGTGCTGCGCGGCATCGATCTGCGCCTGGAGCCCGGACAGACCGTGGCCCTGGTCGGCGCCAGCGGCAGCGGGAAGTCCAGTTTGCTGGCGCTGATCGAGCGTTTCTACGAACCCAGCAGCGGGCGCATCCTTTACGACGGCCACCCGATCGGCGAGTTCCCGCTGCGGCAGTGGCGCGGCAGCATCGGCTATGTCGCGCAGAACGCGCCGGTGATGCCGGGCAGCGTGCGCGACAACATCGTCTACGGACTGGAAGGCGAGTTCGGCGACGAACAAGTACGCTCGGCGGCGCATCGCGCCGGCGCGCTGGACTTCATCGAGGCCATGCCGCAGGGGCTGGACACGGTCCTTATCGAACAGGGCAACAACCTCTCCGGCGGCCAGCGCCAACGCATCGCCATCGCCCGCATGTTCCTGCGCGATCCGGACATCCTGATTCTCGACGAAGCGACCTCCGCGCTCGACAGCGAGACCGAGCATCAGGTCAAGCTCGCTCTGGACGAGCTGATGCAGGGCCGCACCAATATCGTCGTCGCGCACCGGTTGTCCACGGTGATGCACGCCGATCGCATCTGCTTCCTCGACGGCGGCTGCCTCTCCGGCATCGGCAGCCACTTGCAACTGTTGGCGACCCACCCTCCCTACGCGCGCCTGGTCGAGCGCCAGTTTCAGCGCCCAACGCACGCCGAGTCCGTCGCCGAACCCACGCTCGCCGCGAATTGA